Sequence from the Zeugodacus cucurbitae isolate PBARC_wt_2022May chromosome 2, idZeuCucr1.2, whole genome shotgun sequence genome:
ATTAACTAAGCTTTGAGCTACTTGCGGTGCTTTGTGCTATCGTCTTCGTAAGCGTCTTAACGCTCATAAGCCATAATTCATTTTCGCCGATAATACTTGTGCTGCGCAACAGTTTTATGAGTAACAGCGCCATGGTTGCGGTCGCCATTTGTTGCATACTGGTCCTGCTGGCCGTCTTCATTGTGATCATCATAGTCGTTGGTCAGACGATGGGTGAGCCCAAGTGAGATAAACTTCAACTGGGACCCGGAAACTTCCCAGATGGATAACAAAGGCACTCGACGAATTGTTAGTTGTTACCGAATAATATCAAATATCCATTGCGACTATTGGCCACAGCCACAAAACGGCACACATGCATATTGCTGAATTTCATGCGAATCACCATCGATGACCGACGAGCGCCATTGTTGACCCCATCATTTGTCAGGCAGCGCCGTAAGCAACAACatcacacacaacaacaacaaatcgcatTTCAAAATCACATTTTGGAAAGCCAGTGTCACGCGGCAAGCCGACTGTATTATGCGTCATCGGCATCATCATTTGTATACCATCGGACCCAACGTCAGAACAAAAATTGGCTGTGATGTGAAACTAAAGAGACATAGTATGCATGAAATTTACTCATAgacaaattggaaaatatagaaaaattaaagaattaaaattacaaaaaaattaaaaaaaaattaaatcggcAAGAAATTGAGTGtgcaaaaatgaaatttcaagTCAATcacaaatataacaacaacacattgtaataattaaaataaataatcagaaattttagataaatttaatgcaaataaaaagaagaagaaaaaaagaacgcgttaaatgtgaaatatacatacatacatacatatatatattagtaaattaaattaaattaaagtcaaATAGTGTTTTTGATAACGGTGTTAGAATTTCGATGTTTTTAAAGAACAAACAAATcacagaaaataatattgtatactCATTTTAATAAtagatatttgtaaaaaaaatggattttcatATGTCATTAATACAACAACATCCATAAAAAGAACAGCACTCAAAACAATTCACAGCATTATTCCTCCCAGTACTAAAGCAGAAGAGAAGCTCAACTAGAATCAACCCGGAACTAAAGTAAATAGTCTTCACGGGAACGAGTAAATATAACGGAAATGAAGTGAGAAATCTTACACGATGTATGGCAGATTATGGAACCACCAAACGCAGTGGCTGAGATGTGAACAAGCTACGAAACTGGGTAGCGTCTCCTATAAGCGAAAGCGCAAAAAATTGAAGGATGCACAGTGGAGCTCAACAACAAGTGAATTTTAATATACTGTAAAAAACTGTAGTCGGAAGTATTACTCTTCAACAAAATTATCTGGAACTTTAAAAATCTGGCACTGACACCGAGAAACTTTGAAAAGAAGtggatttatatttgaaaaattatcttcGGAAAAGTTGAAAAACCACATTCTATATTCCAACTTCTtcgaatgaataaatacttaccacatttctcaaactttaaaccTTCAAGTTAAATTGAAGTTTATTGGAGAGTTGCAAAGTCAAATCATATCATTTGTAACGATGAATTTCCCCACACAGTATACAATTAAAACGCCAAAACTCACATTCAGATTTCATGGTGGGCATGAGTTCCCTTAAAATAACGACAGTATTATACAagttctccaaaaaaaaaaatataatatataaatggaaataaatatgaaaacattcATTGAAGTTAAAGTCGACGATTCAGAAAATAATataagcaaatacaaaaaaaataaaaaatatgaaattttataataatttttatatgttttcaaaagttcataaaatatttgaaaaaaactacAGCAATAGTTAAATTTAAACCAAATAATTAATGTACAGCAGAATACAACAGCCAAATAGTGTTAAGTGAATATAACATATATCGTACAAAACCAATAACAGATaacaaataacagtaaatagttCCAGGTTAAAGAATTAACAGACAATTCAGTGTTTTCATATGTATACAAGTAAAGTTTGTCGTTTAAAAGTTGACTAATACACCATGTCGTATACGTAACGCATTCAGTTAGTGTattattctacatatatgtattgtatgtgttTACTGTAgtttttctacaacaacaaagtattaaGTGAATAtcagattttaataaataattaaaagcaacaaaacaactacaacacaatataatataatatgaaggcaaaataaaaataaattattgagaaACATTTTCgagtattttgaaaatatgctgACTACCCCAAAGAGCTCAACATCTACTAAAACCACACATCTTTAACTAAAAGGTtctacctacatatattttataatcgttaaatttacttaattaagAAAGTAGATTTAGCTGTGTACAGCTGATTTGGATCATTGAAAGTCTACCAACAATatctaaaaaaacaataataactacGATAATATTCTAAATTAATGCATATAAGAAGAGCGCGTGAAATAACTCAAAAAAGAGTATAAGGAAATATGAAGCAAACTGTCAAGGAATGGCATAATAACgcaattaaaagtaataattatacatattattaaaaaaatatgaattgaataaaaataaattaaaaataaactaaaaacaattttacaaaaataatagcaatcTTGCCAAAAAGTCGTTTTTCAACCacttctgtatgtatgtatgtgaatacatatttacgcaacTAAATTTATGAACTGTGTATAATGTAGTTGAGATCTGTGTAATATATGTGTAAAAAAGTAATTGTAATTGAATGACTATGTTATGTAACAGTAGTGatgtgaaatttatatacataacctAAAAGTGTAACACGAACAACAAACAAGAGAATGTCTTAATAATTGGCTCAAAAACGTATGTGCGCAAAGAAACCAATACTTTATAGATGAAACCAAtgctaaatgaaaataaagcaaaaatctCTTAATATACTTTTCACTTATACATAAAAACCACTCAAATACATTGACCCACGATCCGAGATCAGGAACATGTCGGCAGATTTATAGAATCGAATATGATTTTTCCcacaaaagtttgaaaaaagagGTAAGTAATTCTcagatttttaaattaactcaACTTGACTCCCTGGTATTATCTAAGGAAAAGCGGCGAATCGGTTAACAACCTTGCCTGCTTcttatataacacaattttgaagttgttcactttacaataaatACATCAAGAAACACTAAAGATaccggaacaaaactttacttAAATAGTGTCATTGATATGTGGCATCACTcattaaaaaattgtcgaaatcgtactatacattttcaagaccccagatatcgaacatgaagtcCACAGTGCCAATGGATaatattttaccgaaatttttcagatattttaaagaaattcagaggaaatatttttcttctaataatgtgcctctttaccaaaaatgggtgaaaacgGTTTTATATTAGAGAGaattcggttcaggaattatatcagtcctcatatactatatttaatgattttcgtaATTCAAGTGAGCTTTTGCCTAATATATCATTGGGTCAAATtgaataattacaacaaatttcttaaaaacatgGTGTTTCTTACAACGCAACAGCCTATATATTCCCAAAAATTTCTaacgaatttttataaaaaattattcttttaatCGACTGAACACATTGTAATATTAACATAATTCCAactatttgtataatatttcacTGCATTGTCAGGCACTAAGTACATAATTTGTATCCACCCGTTATGAATTTCAATGTCAGAATATGGTACTCATAAATATCGATGAAAACTGAAAAAGTAGAGGACTACAGAAAACGAGAGGAAAAAAATGTCAATGGACCAATAactctttaaaacaaaaaagggcAGTGGATCAGGGTTACGATGCTACATTATATGCCGACATATACAAATCAGTGTGCTCATTCATTCATAGATGGCCACTTGAGCACAGACACGGACGTGAGCCACTTCAAAATGGCACTGACAGCGACTGAATTTAAAGCCGCCGCCCTCCCTCAACAACACTGCCACGGCAACCCTGCCAATTAATCAATAAAATCACTGGCAGTCAACAACAAGAGAGAAGCTGCCTGCCTGCAACCTCGAGCTCGAGCTCGCACATAGACGGACCAAGTAATAAAGCCAGACTGGCAGTCAAGCGATATGCCTGCAATGCATGCGTTTGTGGGCGAATAGTTGCCACCTATAGTATATGCAGTGTGCTACCTTCAAGTAGCTCACATTGCAAATTATGTGCGGTTcaataacgaaaacaaaaaaaaaaacaaacagaaaatgCCAAAAGCGCAAGCAATGCGCTGCACGGCTGTGTTGGGACAGCATATCTGGTGTTCACACTGCTGTTCACACATCCGTTATCCATGCGGGCGATGTGCGTGATGATTAAAGACATCAATTATGTGTTGATGACGAGCGGACGATGAAATAGTGATTCTTGAAATTTTCTAAAGAAAGCACCATAACCGAATGGACAACAATGTCGTTCGTGGATGATGTGCCCTGCAAATGACATAATCGTGTGACAATGTTGATTAATAATGGCAGCTCATTGTGCGCCCCCTTTTACACTAGCAGTGGCAAGGCGCACATAAACTTAAATGGGTAATCATTACATAGCCATCTTTGAAATTGTGCAAGTTGCCAGCGTTTACACTTTGCATTtaagttaatttgaaaattactaaaatgtgTGGGCGCGCACGGAGACGGAGGGGCGAAAGTGGTAGTGCTGCTGTATGATGGCTGCTTATCTCTAAGTGGTTCTAGAGATGTGCTTGTACATTGTCAAAGATCAGATTTGCATGTTGTGTCAAAGGCAAGTTAACTATGCGCACACAATTTTGACATTGAAAATATGCTCAATGAAACGCTTCATGGATTCGAGGGAATAATAGGGACCCTTTGTTTGCTGTCAActcttgttgtattttttgtaaggAATGACACATTTAATTTTGCCTAAAGATGAAAGAAATCAACTGCTCATGCTTTGCACTTATGAAATTTgtaaacttatacatatatacatatatagttctaTAATGTCAACATGTACAACAAGTATGCTCGAGGATTTCAGAAGTTGTTTTTAATGTCAACTTGACTTGAAAGGGGGAAACAGCTATTTTATAGGTATATAAGATCTGTGAAAGAGGTTTTAGTGAAAAAAAGTTACTTTTTACTGGTATTAATATTATTGTCTATGCCATGAAAATTGATATTTGAGGAAAGAATCAAATCTAAAATaggaaaaataatttgatttgtaTTATTCATATTGtagttaaaatttacaaaaatttattaaaaacttcccttttctattttttgcaggTATGTATCTTAACACGATTGCTAAAACTTATAAGTTCACATATTAccttaataaaatttggtataaatacAACAGGTGAGTACAAGaaattgattttcattattctataatatacataaaaaatcagATATTGTGACCtatgaaatcgaaatatttgaattacgaagttcgaaaataataatatgcatacttgttaaggcagtagtctgctttagaagccgaaaaaaaggtttttttttagaaattttttgaaagggaaggaaatgattgcggtaaacggaattttaagacgatagtgtactatatttaaggcctaaaaaacaatatttattattaaaaaatattgaaatttgttcaaagttGTGAGTATTTTTCtagagcgcctggagtctgcgcttgtaaatcggtgccggcgATCGAGGTCGTGTGATGCATCtcaaacagtcgaaccaattttttttttatttttataactttcttttctttgtgaactaaaaaaataccgaaggagttataatattccaatttttttcaaagtttgaaaaaaaaaaaatttttttatgaaaaaaattgattaagttgcaaaacaagtagtttaaataatacttttgtccaacttttttagatcaaatagaagataatttaatactgaagctctgaagatcactttggtttttttcgatcggacatatattttgctatcgccggcaccgttttctaacacttgtgaaaatgaaaactcgagaaaacgcgctttaaaggtctgcacctgctcgacgctcggccactaaaactgctctagcttcgaaaatatgtcgatttggcctctggaattttaaaaatattcttggatagttttggaagagatttaaaacaaaacaaaaaaatcgatttattgaagcctgtaaagcagactactgccttaattgcAGGATATATTTCCTAAGAAATCAGAAATATGTATACCATCTACATTTTTCTCTTATTTCATTGGTGTATACAATTTTCGATTAAGACAGATGCTATAAGGTGTCAAAGTTGGATGttcgaaaaatatatgaactttatatttcgaaaaatactgaAAGCATTGGAATAAGAAGAAAACGTTGATTATAcaagatatttttgatttttcggtAACTTcctaatataattaaaagtcTCGTTTCTATTAAGACAAATTGGATATTTCAATATTGAAGAGTAACttccaaaaattgaaaatatacttCTTTTACTACTAGTACaatacccaaaaaaaaaattcgattcgACCATATAgtattatgatttatgatttaaatttCTTGTTCCATAAATAGTCTT
This genomic interval carries:
- the LOC114804694 gene encoding uncharacterized protein LOC114804694 codes for the protein MSNSAMVAVAICCILVLLAVFIVIIIVVGQTMGEPK